From a single Pseudomonas serboccidentalis genomic region:
- a CDS encoding fimbrial protein codes for MKKLTRALLALSIIAAAGNALAEDPPAPTPTKAGSGTINFTGTINNDACSVEGAGSNKTISVNMGEVSIKDMGTATAPKGNGTLSAENFDMKINCNAGTKVAMIFEPTKGAGSGIVAGTKVLKLIDGLGAAKNIGIALLDSNGALIDLSSPSTAKIENTLQDSNTTLKFSAAYVTTADVATAVAGRGDATLPFTLQYE; via the coding sequence ATGAAAAAGCTGACTCGCGCACTTCTCGCCCTTTCGATCATTGCCGCTGCCGGCAACGCTCTGGCAGAAGATCCACCGGCCCCAACCCCGACCAAGGCTGGTAGCGGCACCATCAACTTCACCGGCACCATCAACAACGATGCCTGCTCGGTTGAAGGCGCCGGAAGCAACAAAACCATTTCGGTCAACATGGGCGAAGTGTCGATCAAGGACATGGGCACCGCCACTGCACCTAAAGGCAACGGCACCCTGAGCGCCGAAAACTTCGACATGAAGATCAACTGCAACGCCGGCACAAAAGTGGCGATGATTTTCGAACCGACCAAGGGCGCAGGCTCGGGCATCGTTGCCGGGACCAAAGTGCTGAAGCTGATCGACGGCCTGGGCGCTGCGAAGAACATCGGTATCGCCTTGCTCGACTCCAACGGCGCGTTGATCGACCTGAGCTCGCCGTCCACCGCGAAGATCGAAAACACCCTGCAAGACAGCAACACCACGCTGAAATTCTCGGCTGCCTACGTCACCACCGCCGACGTGGCAACTGCCGTTGCCGGTCGCGGCGATGCCACCCTGCCGTTCACGCTGCAATACGAATAA
- a CDS encoding hybrid sensor histidine kinase/response regulator produces the protein MPQPNAFLERLASSSLRLNKSLLVLGALALLLLGISYLGVQRMVEEQRDTLQFHFARLMENIHEQEAFLDAISRASAKGVYLSEAVTPPVVQKLLPEEGPNIYEGRGLPFSLPFSVKIDPERIAPSQHPKVFALGSYLAAYYSAFWAASHYQSPQVILLNGPDNFDIAVPAAGRLRGAGPTQISTFVELMTRMNMQRRTQTSAQVHWVPYAFAEEDNVTPTLLAYVRINLSKPTQAIEGANSWAVVGALLKLSQVNNIERLMAWSIYDDFTLLTPDGTVLIGALKPDQVLNEGTNLTADGLVFKLTSPDERPWTAIYVISVQSFLDYALWPLLCLLVLVLALLGSGRALNRWYTQRVILPAQSAHASIAESEAFSRAVIDTAPTGLCVISRRNHQVLLENQRAQQWHDTRELINLLDRQAATGQGHAELEIDGRHLHVAFVATRYQGQDAWLCALHDVTRHVEDAAALEVARQAADSANRAKSRFLATMSHEIRTPLYGVLGTLELLGLTTLNPRQQAYLDTIQRSSASLFKLISDVLDVSKIEAGQMNLELQPFCPLELTEDVVRSFGAFARGKGLQLYACIDAALPDQLLGDAQRIRQILNNLLSNAIKFTDNGRVVMRVHVLQNTGGRAEVQWQVSDSGVGISQAQQQQLFDPFYQVNEADSHAGAGLGLAICKWLCELMQGQLNVVSEPGLGSRFNLQLTLDCAPGSLADCPSFVAGGAAVYVRAPVAELAQHLSAWLDRFGLDCRLVTNELPPSSALLVDLAPLANASVFDGPRIIAMAGGPNPAQVSGSDWLVDADDVRAIGWAIALARHGASHPRAPSQQKNSRTLNLRVLVAEDNTINAAIIKEQLEALGCSVVVAANGEQALVQWAPGRFDLLLTDVNMPIMNGYQLAAALRQQDATLPIIGVTANALREEGERCAAVGMNAWMVKPLNLATLRTQLQSHCQTAIAPVADAAPPLSPKMRELFVATLRRDVQTTLTALDAANASSVAQQLHSMAGALGAVRVEALASTFVELECRLTGMAITPALALQVRQQLARLTDLLDTLE, from the coding sequence ATGCCGCAGCCCAACGCATTTCTGGAAAGACTCGCCAGCAGTTCGCTACGCCTGAACAAGAGCTTGCTGGTGCTCGGTGCGCTGGCCCTGTTGTTGCTGGGCATCAGTTATCTGGGCGTGCAGCGTATGGTGGAAGAACAGCGCGATACCCTGCAGTTCCACTTCGCCCGACTGATGGAAAACATTCACGAGCAGGAAGCCTTTCTCGACGCTATCTCAAGGGCCAGCGCCAAGGGTGTGTACCTTTCCGAGGCTGTGACGCCACCTGTTGTCCAAAAGCTTTTGCCCGAAGAAGGGCCGAACATTTACGAAGGCCGTGGGCTGCCGTTTTCGCTGCCGTTCAGCGTAAAGATCGATCCGGAGCGAATCGCCCCCAGCCAACACCCCAAGGTGTTTGCCCTCGGCAGCTATCTGGCAGCTTATTACAGCGCCTTCTGGGCAGCCTCGCATTACCAGTCGCCGCAGGTGATCCTGCTCAACGGGCCGGACAATTTCGATATCGCCGTGCCCGCCGCCGGCCGTTTGCGTGGTGCAGGGCCGACGCAGATAAGCACCTTCGTCGAGCTAATGACCCGGATGAACATGCAACGGCGCACGCAGACTTCAGCGCAGGTTCACTGGGTGCCCTACGCGTTCGCCGAGGAGGACAACGTTACCCCGACTCTGCTGGCCTACGTGCGGATCAATCTGAGCAAACCGACGCAGGCCATCGAAGGCGCCAACTCCTGGGCGGTGGTCGGCGCGCTGCTGAAACTGTCCCAGGTCAACAACATCGAGCGTTTGATGGCGTGGTCGATTTACGACGACTTCACCCTGCTCACGCCCGACGGTACGGTGTTGATCGGTGCGCTGAAGCCCGATCAAGTGCTCAATGAAGGCACGAATCTGACCGCAGATGGCCTGGTGTTCAAGCTGACCAGCCCCGACGAACGTCCGTGGACGGCGATTTACGTTATCAGTGTGCAGAGCTTTCTCGATTACGCGCTGTGGCCATTGCTGTGCCTTTTGGTTCTCGTGCTCGCCCTGCTCGGCAGTGGCCGGGCACTCAATCGCTGGTACACCCAGCGCGTCATTCTTCCCGCGCAAAGTGCCCACGCGAGCATCGCCGAAAGCGAAGCGTTCAGCCGCGCGGTCATCGACACCGCGCCCACCGGCCTGTGCGTGATCAGTCGCCGCAATCATCAGGTGTTGCTGGAGAACCAGCGCGCCCAGCAATGGCACGACACCCGCGAACTGATCAACCTGCTCGACCGGCAGGCAGCGACCGGCCAAGGCCATGCCGAACTGGAGATTGACGGTCGGCATTTGCATGTCGCCTTCGTCGCCACCCGTTATCAGGGCCAGGACGCCTGGCTGTGTGCACTGCATGATGTGACCCGCCATGTCGAAGACGCGGCGGCGCTTGAGGTCGCGCGCCAGGCCGCTGATTCGGCCAATCGGGCCAAGAGCCGGTTTCTGGCGACGATGAGCCATGAAATCCGCACGCCGCTGTATGGCGTGCTCGGCACTCTGGAACTGCTCGGTCTGACCACGCTGAACCCGCGTCAACAGGCTTATCTGGACACCATCCAGCGCTCGTCGGCCAGTCTGTTCAAGCTGATCAGCGACGTGCTGGATGTGTCGAAGATCGAGGCCGGGCAAATGAATCTCGAGCTTCAGCCGTTTTGTCCGCTGGAGCTGACCGAAGACGTCGTGCGCAGCTTCGGCGCGTTTGCCCGTGGCAAAGGTTTGCAACTGTATGCCTGCATCGATGCGGCGCTACCGGATCAATTGCTCGGTGATGCGCAGCGCATTCGCCAGATCCTCAATAACTTGCTGAGCAACGCAATCAAGTTCACTGACAATGGCCGAGTGGTCATGCGCGTTCATGTGCTGCAAAACACTGGCGGGCGCGCCGAGGTGCAGTGGCAGGTCAGCGATTCGGGCGTGGGCATTTCCCAGGCGCAGCAACAGCAGTTGTTCGACCCGTTCTATCAAGTCAACGAAGCCGACAGTCATGCCGGTGCCGGGTTGGGTCTGGCCATTTGCAAGTGGCTGTGTGAGTTGATGCAGGGTCAGTTGAACGTGGTCAGCGAGCCGGGACTGGGCAGCCGCTTCAACTTGCAACTGACCCTGGATTGCGCACCTGGCAGCCTCGCCGATTGCCCATCGTTCGTGGCCGGCGGCGCCGCCGTTTATGTACGGGCACCGGTGGCCGAACTGGCGCAGCATCTGAGCGCCTGGCTTGACCGCTTTGGTCTTGATTGCCGCCTGGTGACGAACGAGCTGCCGCCCTCCTCGGCGCTGCTGGTGGACCTTGCGCCGCTGGCCAACGCCAGCGTATTCGATGGCCCGCGAATCATCGCCATGGCGGGCGGCCCCAATCCGGCGCAGGTGAGCGGCAGCGACTGGCTGGTTGATGCCGACGATGTACGTGCAATTGGCTGGGCAATTGCGCTGGCCCGACACGGCGCCAGTCACCCGCGTGCGCCTTCGCAGCAGAAAAACAGCCGAACGCTGAACCTGCGCGTACTGGTGGCCGAGGACAATACGATCAACGCGGCGATCATCAAGGAACAACTGGAGGCGCTGGGCTGTTCGGTAGTGGTCGCCGCCAATGGCGAACAGGCGCTGGTGCAATGGGCACCCGGACGCTTCGATCTGCTGCTGACCGACGTCAACATGCCGATCATGAACGGTTACCAGTTGGCCGCCGCACTGCGCCAGCAGGATGCGACGCTGCCGATCATCGGCGTCACCGCCAATGCCCTGCGCGAAGAAGGCGAACGTTGCGCCGCCGTCGGCATGAACGCATGGATGGTCAAGCCGCTGAACCTGGCAACACTGCGCACGCAGCTGCAAAGCCACTGCCAGACAGCGATCGCGCCGGTGGCAGACGCCGCGCCGCCCCTCTCACCCAAAATGCGCGAGCTGTTTGTCGCGACCCTGCGCCGCGACGTTCAGACCACACTGACCGCGCTGGACGCGGCCAACGCCAGCAGCGTCGCACAGCAACTGCACAGCATGGCCGGGGCACTCGGCGCCGTGCGGGTCGAGGCCCTGGCCAGCACGTTTGTCGAGCTGGAATGTCGCTTGACCGGCATGGCGATCACCCCGGCGCTGGCCCTGCAAGTGCGCCAACAACTGGCGCGTCTGACTGACCTGCTCGACACCCTCGAATAA
- a CDS encoding response regulator yields METFNVVIADDHPIVLLGVRELVERDRRFNVVGEAVCPDGLIELLKSQAVDLLITDFNMPGDSPYGDGLKLVEFVTRHFPEVKVLVLTMISNPLILTRLQELGVLAVIQKSQLHVEIEVALKAIAKGNRVRSKGPAPTSVLNDGADLDERFSRLSPKEHEILRLFVQGQGVNEIARGLNRSAKTISTQKISAMRKLEVNSDQELLAYCIERNLFK; encoded by the coding sequence ATGGAAACCTTCAACGTTGTCATCGCCGATGATCATCCCATCGTCCTTCTGGGAGTACGGGAACTGGTCGAGCGTGACCGACGCTTCAACGTGGTGGGCGAGGCAGTGTGTCCCGATGGCTTGATCGAGTTGCTGAAGTCTCAGGCGGTGGATCTGTTGATCACCGATTTCAACATGCCCGGTGACTCGCCCTACGGTGACGGCCTGAAGCTGGTGGAGTTCGTGACCCGGCATTTTCCTGAAGTGAAGGTGCTGGTCCTGACCATGATTTCCAATCCTCTGATCCTGACCCGCCTGCAGGAACTCGGTGTACTGGCGGTGATTCAGAAAAGCCAGCTGCACGTTGAAATAGAGGTGGCGCTCAAAGCCATTGCCAAAGGCAATCGGGTACGTAGCAAAGGACCAGCGCCAACGTCGGTGCTCAACGATGGCGCCGATCTGGATGAACGCTTTTCCCGACTGTCGCCCAAGGAACATGAAATTCTGCGGCTGTTCGTTCAAGGCCAGGGCGTTAACGAAATTGCCAGGGGATTGAACAGAAGTGCCAAAACCATCAGTACGCAGAAAATCTCAGCCATGCGCAAACTTGAAGTAAATAGCGATCAAGAGTTACTGGCTTATTGCATCGAACGCAACTTGTTCAAATAA